The following DNA comes from Rhipicephalus microplus isolate Deutch F79 chromosome 6, USDA_Rmic, whole genome shotgun sequence.
ccgagtagccgagtggcacagatccaactatcttcctcttcctcgttgccggagcgcaggaatgcgtggcgcatgccagccgggtcttgcttgtgctcttgccacgatgactgcggcgggctacttgaacgtggccgacctgtcgcggcaatatgatGGCACTTGCGAGCAAAGGCAGGGGAAAGTTGCTTTGCGTCCTCATACCACGAATAGATGTCGTAGAAGACGCACCCAGCAAAAGGCCCGGCACCCGGCTTCAGCGTTAGCTATAATGAACTGCTGTACCGCTATCCTCACCTGGCTCATGCACAGCTCTGAGTAACTGAGCCACCATAACAAATTCATTCAGCTTAACTCACTGAACAAGCGAGAACCAACTTTACCCTCTCCCAAAGAACCACCGCTCACTTTTACCGAGTGCTGGGCAGTACTGCGATACAAGAGTACCACGATAATATCGCAAAGACACTATTGAGTATCTGTATTTCTGAATCGGGATACTTCTGAAAAATGTACTTGTTTCAGTAGTAAAACATTTTTACAGTGTATCGATAGTTCGTGATGCTTTGCTGGACATGGGTATCTTATTGCTTTTTAGTTTGGAAGGACTACACCTGCTTGCAAAGGGAAAGACTTTTTTTGTGTGCTCAGCAAAGGAAATACATGCCACCGGTCGGCCATACGGGGAGGGTGGTGGAGGGTTTCCCACAGGCGCAGGATGACCCATGTGTTAACGGACTCGTATTCTCAAATGTTTTTAGAACAAATTCTAAAAATGTCGGTATTGTCAGCCTTACCAACAAAGAATTCATCTCTCAAGACTTGAGTAGCACcccttattttttctttttttcagtggcCAGCCATTTCGAGTCTGTGTGTTGAAGCTTAGCTGACGCTGTCCAGCCAACAAACTGACAAGTTGATGTTGCCGAAGTGCAGTAAACGAACGACCTTTCAATACGCCACATTATTCACAATAATACTCATTTAATAAATGTATTTTCCGAGTATCAGCATCCCCGAAATGGATATGTATTCCAGTAACTGTACCTGCAATCTGGAATACGTTTTTTGCCCTCTCGCAAGTGCATCTCCTAAATATCCCGTTATGGTAAACATAAATGgatctcagtatctgtattttagaCTTCCAGTGCCTTAATTAGAACATCTGTGTTCCAGCATATTTCTTCAAGTAACTCTACTCAGCCCAGCCTTTACTGAGTCATGAATGTAAAAGGAGCTGCTCAAAAGATCTAAAAGGACCCTGAACgattttttgaagttttgtcagcGTCTAGGCTAGAGCATCATCTAACCATTCGCACCACGAACTTAGTGACACGCCGCAACGAAGGCCGCTACAGACAATTGTATCATACCCTCCTTCTCAGCTCTGCCCGGCCTCCTCAACTCTTGAGGCATCCTGGCATCGGCTGGCGCTCTCGACAATTTGAGCTCTAACCAGTCTAGTCCTCCGACATCGCACGTCGACAGGCTATGCGTAGTCTCGTAGGCCATCACACAGTGCATCCGGCAGCATGCACGCCGTCTGGCAAGAGAGACAGAGATCACAGAGAGGTTCATATCTACTCCGACAGGTGTCACCACCCCACAAGCCAATCTTACTTCCGCGCATTGTACAGCCCATGaaagccaatcagatcagcagccgCGGTGACGTCAAATGGCCAGAGCATGCCGCTCTGTGAACAGGCCGTTGAAAACGCGTATGGCCAAGTCACAACGACCTGTagcgattcgcagctttaaagcattGTAATAAATTAGACAGTATACGCAGAGAGCTCATAGGGGTCTTTAAATTACCCTTAAGACTTGGTCTATCAGCTCAATGTGTTTTCAGAAAATCGCCAAACCGTTCCAGGGTCCTTTTAACGGTGGTGTGCCAAAAGACAATAGCACAGAAGGGGGCAAACTAAACGCAGTGCCCCACCATTGTGCACTGCATTTAGTTTTCTTCCTTCTGTGCcaccttttcaattttttttttgcacaccgCCAATAAGATGAGAGCAGTTCGTGCTTCTCAAAATATCCGGCTCACACCTGAGCGACCCGTCTCCAGCTGAGGTTAGTTTTTACCAAATAATATTCCCTCTAGATGCACAACTGAACAAGCAGCAGGGAATTAAAATTATTTTTGATAAACTTACGGTCTGCACAAGTGTCTCACAAATTAGTGCATGCTCTCCAAACAAATCTGCTCATGAATGTCAGCAACGTTTTCATTTGAACAGCATGATTTGCGAGTTATGTTGATGTGTAAATCACTTCCTCCAGCTACAGCTATTATAAGTAATGTAACTGTCGGCACATGTCTTGGCTACTCCGATTTTTAcacaactatgaaaaaaacaaaacagggcATTCAGTATCATGAAAAGCAAACGAATACGTCCTGTTAAGTTTAAAATGAGTTAGCTCCGCATGCCGCATGGATGCATGTTTCGATAAAAGAACATCAGGATAATGTAACGACAATGACATCGAAGTTTACACAATAAGCAATAAACAAAAGCACGTCACAATACGAGGCATCTGTTTGGAGCAGTATAAAGACGTGCGGGTATTTGAAAGCGGTGGCCCCAAACACCGCTACCTCATATCACATCACGACGCACTACACACAAACATATTACAACAATGATCACATGACCTGTCGCtatggctgcaaaaaaaaaaaaatggaaaagcgAGGACCTGCTGTCAACCGGTCGCATCGGTGGACGACAATCGGCGTTCTTTTTTGACCGCTGGCTTCTCACTGGCCGGCGAGGTATTCTCTCTCTTCGGGGGCTTTTTCTTGTACTTACGGGGCGCCGGCGCCTTGACCTCTGGGAGTCTCAGCTTCGGGTACTCCATTGGCGCCTCGCGTTTAATCTTTGTGGGGTCGCACTCGGCGGAGTAGGACGGTATCGCGATGCCCAGCTGCTTCATCAGTTTCTCCATCACGTCGTCCACGTAGGCGCGAAGGATCAGGTTGGCCGACTTGTCGATCTTGGTGGGCTGCAAGTTGCAGATGACGATCTTGCCTCCGGTCTTCTTGGCCAGCAGAGGCAGCGCGCCGCACGGCACGATCTGGAGGGTGGAACCGAGGCACAGGATGAGGTCCGCGGCCCTGCAGTGCAGGTCGGCCGCGTCGATGGCGTCCTCCGGAAGTTCGTGCTCCCAGTCCAGTATGGAGTCGTGCAGGCGACCGCGACAGAGCCTGCCGTTCTTCTTGGGCACGGGGCAGGGCTCCCCCGTGGGCTTCTGGCCGACCGACTTGGTCGCCGTGGTCCTGACGAACTGGCGACTGCACTGGTTGCAGCGGTCGAGAAACATGTTTCCGTGCAGGTCGGTGAGGATCTCCGGAGGGAAGCCCGACTTGAGGTGCAAGCCGTCCACGTTCTGGCTGACCAGAAACTTCAACTGAGAGCTCCGCGCGAGCGCCACGAGTGCCATGTGTGTGGGGGTCGGTACGGCGTCGTCGAACGAAATGTCGACCTGGGGCTTCTCTCCCTGCTGCTCGAGGGTCCAGACGCCTCGTGGACCTCGGAAGTCCGGGATGCCGGCCGAAGTGCTGATGCCGGCACCGGTGATGACGACGATGTGCTTGGAGGCACGCATCCAGTCGGCGAGACGCGCTATCTTGTCTTCGAGCAGCGACTGCTCGTCGAAGTGTTCGGGCTGGCCGCAGATGCCTTTGTCGGCGTACTCGGAGAGCCCGCTCGCGTAGTCGCAAGACATGATGAACTTGGCGAATTCGGCGGTTCCTCGCTCACATTACTGCCGCCATCGCTGCTGTTTGCGACCGGCTACGACGAAGCGGCTTGCACGAGCGGGCCGATATATTTTGACAAATTCGTGAAGAAAATCAACGAGTGCGCTGCAGGAGCATTGCCTACCAGCTGCAACAGCAAGTTTATGCTTGAAAACTGGCCAGAGCACCAGAGCTGCCGCAAATAGCCGATGATAGAAAGAAAACAACCTAGCAACATATTAAAGTTTTGGTTTCGGTTCTGACGGTTCGCGCGCAACATAGCACGGAAGAACTATGACGCGTGTATAGGCAGCCGATGCACTCGGAACGGGCAAGCTATCTTTGAATGTAGAAGCAATGCAAAGTTCAAATGGTTCCAGGAAAGTTACTGTTTGAGTAAACTATCCTTTCTTCTGCATGCATACGAGGCATCTAGGAATCCTTCAATCCCggatttcttttttcctctccttAGGAATCGCTTCATAGACTGCCTCAAACATTGCGTGAACTACAAGATTTTGATTTTGCCAACCACTTTGAAAGCGGGTAATTAAACAGCACAAAAACTAAAATTTCATGTTCAATGCCTCAACATTAATCCATTAAGCATTCGAATTTTTCTGCTTTGCTGTGAAATACAAAGGATTACCAAACTACATGCATATGTAGTAAGCAGAAAAACACCAGTACTTGGTGAATAGAAAGTTACAAACTGTCCAATAGGACATTTAGCAAGCCGACCTACAACTTTCTCACTAAAGCTTCTTGCTCTTGTTCGTTCCTTCTTAAGTCGATTAATTAAAAAAATGATGGTTTGATGACTGATGGAAATTTCTCACTGTTATGGCAGCAGTAAATTCAATGGCACAATCCAAATAGTGTCCTCACTCACCTTGCATTGCAACATTAAACATAATAAAATGCCACCAAGGACCTAAATACTAGAATACACAATATTGACAAAATAAAGTCTTTTACTTTGTGTGACTAAATACAGTATCAGAAGTGATAATGAGTCAAATGGTTACACGCTTACTTGGCGCAAAGTGCTTGTATGAAAGAGTACAATCAGAAACCATAAAATAATAAGGGGCAACAATTTCATGCTCCAAATGAACCTTACGTGCTGAAAATACAACGAAAACGCATGTATGGGCCCAAATCTATATACCACATCGTCCCACTCACCAAGGAACACCACAGAAAGCACCAGTCATACAGCTGTAACAGCAGTAAAGGCAGAGTATGTAATGAGAAGTAAGATTCGACAGTCCTTGTGAACAAATTAATTGCACAATTTTTAGTCTTGTTACAATTTGTAGAAGCAGATGTATTTAGATGACCAATTCAGAATCCCGAAATTATTACAAAATCTCTAGACAAACACAATGTATTCATGATTTTTGATCTGTACAAATACCTGCTTTTTCATTGGCATCATAACATACAGAATATCCATCTAATCGGCAAGAACATTACAAAGAGGcagctaaaaaaaaacattcccacTACAGTTTCCGGCATGCATACAGACACTCTAGTGAGAAAGAACCAAGCCACGCTGTCGGTACGAAAGCTAACGCTCTAATGTCCCACACAACTGAGCAATTGCGTAGTACTTTGACAACGTCGAATGCACCTTTACAACGAAAAAAACCTAAAACGATTAAAGTTGCACTGATACTGTTACTGGTGTTCATGTTGACACAGCTCTTCTGAGCTTTGCATGCACCACACGGCAATATCAGGAGACATCAGGGGCACTGAAATGGACAGTCACTTATGTGGGTGTGGACACAAGCCTTCACGTGGTTTTATGCCAGAAGGTTGAAGGGTTCAGGCGACATTGACATGGTTTATCTCCAGTGTGGGCGTGCTGGTGATCATTCAGTGAGGTACTTTGCGAGAAGCCCAAGGAACTCAGTAATTTCAGAGTACTATGGAACAACTTAAATGTGCCTTTACAAAGGAAAAGTTTGCACAGTAGAAACTGCAATGAAATGGTCACTGATGTTCATGCTGGaacagatgattgattgattaaaactttatttttgtcctgagaagacgcaggggcaACCccacgccacccggctaatcccatgTAGGGACCGTCAAGCCAAGCTTGTGTGCTTTGAAAATTCCACGATAGTGGAAATGCCTGGGGAAATAAAGCCCACTTATACAGTCGATCGCCTGGGCGTTTGCGAACGTGATACCTCAGGGTGGCCCTTTTTGAGAAGCTTGACGGGTACAGGTGACATCTAAACGATCGTTCTCTAGTGCGGGTGCACAGGTGATTCTTCAAAGTGGACTTATGTGAAAAGCTTGCGGGGCACAGGTGACATGCATACTGTCGCCCACCTGTGTGGTTGTGCAGGTGATCGATCcatcaatgtgttttttttttttcggagaaacCTTGGGGACACAGGTGGCATGGTCGCTTGGCTGTGTGAACCCTCATCTGTCGTATCAGGTTATACGGCTTATAAGTCTCGTAGTCACACATATCAGACGCCATCCCCGATATGACTTGTCCacattaaggtccctagatgaaaacTTCTTTCATCTAAGAACCTCAGTCCACTTGCATGGTTGCCGGATGAATGAAAGACACTGAAGATATCTATTCAGCATACCTTACAAAGCACAATATcgcattgagtaagggggcaaGTACAaagtaaacagaaaaaaatgcatcaGTAAAGACAtggaaagaaatagagaaaaagtGTACAgtgaataagagaaaaaaaatgatacaCTGCAAAAAACACAGAAAGACTGAAGAAGAAACCAAAACGTGTACGTACATATAACATATATACATCGCAAAGCATGAAGTACACAGCAATAGCATTTCCTATTTCATGAAAAAATCACACACTTGGCAcaagctagcaaaaaaaaaacaggaaaactttgccaaaaaaatatataaatggtGACGACATGATGCTTTTTTAAAAATGTTTATGCAACCGATCAAGAAATGCTTGATGATTACTAATAGACATTTTCGTTGGGAAGATCATTCCATAAAACAATGGCTTGGGAAAGTGCTGATAAATTGAAAGTGTTAGTTCGTCCACTTATGAGTTTAATACTCTAATATGTAAGCAGcatgatatgcatgaagacactTCCAatggacaggaaaaaaaaaagagcaggttACTCAATATATTGTTTTTCAGGCACTTTTCATTCGGAAAGAAAAGGAATTTTAATTTTACAGTTTTACATGGCAACAGAGCCCTACAGCTGTGCATCATTTTTCTGAAGGAAAATGTCATTTATTATGAGCCACCTAGGGTTTTCCTAACGTAAGCATAAACCCAGGTATGTCGTGCTCAGTACGAGAACACCACGGGAACACGTAGCCAAGTGCACGGCAAGATTGTACAGTGGCATTGATCAGGGCATATTTCATTACATACAAAACATTTGAACCGTTTGTGAAGAATGACCTAGTGAAGCAATAATAAATACTGAAACATTCTTGCTACATTCCCTACATGAATGGTCAAGGAACAATAAAGTCTAATGTTGTTATACATATTTCGGCAACACAATGGTGCTCTGCAATCACCTGAAAAATTTGCCGTTACCAAAACGGATCATACGGAAGAAATTGTGCTGGAATAATCACTCGCGTGAATGCACTAGCATGTGTTTTTTGAGATATGCTTGCAGCTTAAACACCCGGGAGCATAAAGTGCATTCATGTGGTCGTTCACCCGTGTGGATGCGCAAATGCACTTTTAGTGCCGTTTCTCTCGGGAAGCTCTGGGGGCACAGGTGACATTTGTGTGGTCGCTCGCCCGTGTGGGTAAGCTGGTGGTTGGTCAATGTGGACCTCTCTGGGAAGCTTTTAAAACACAGACGACATTCATACGGTCGCTTTCCTGTGTGGTAGCGCAGGTGAACGTTAAAGTTCCCTTTTCGGGAG
Coding sequences within:
- the Sirt6 gene encoding sirtuin 6, with amino-acid sequence MSCDYASGLSEYADKGICGQPEHFDEQSLLEDKIARLADWMRASKHIVVITGAGISTSAGIPDFRGPRGVWTLEQQGEKPQVDISFDDAVPTPTHMALVALARSSQLKFLVSQNVDGLHLKSGFPPEILTDLHGNMFLDRCNQCSRQFVRTTATKSVGQKPTGEPCPVPKKNGRLCRGRLHDSILDWEHELPEDAIDAADLHCRAADLILCLGSTLQIVPCGALPLLAKKTGGKIVICNLQPTKIDKSANLILRAYVDDVMEKLMKQLGIAIPSYSAECDPTKIKREAPMEYPKLRLPEVKAPAPRKYKKKPPKRENTSPASEKPAVKKERRLSSTDATG